The Rhipicephalus microplus isolate Deutch F79 chromosome 4, USDA_Rmic, whole genome shotgun sequence sequence TAGTATTTAGTTAGTGAACACGCAGACATTTTTTTTATGGGTTTGAACGAATGATGATGTTTTAATATTGTTCAAACTTAAATGCATTGATGTTGAAATGACGACTTGGCGAATTGTCGCGTAGGGATTCAGGGAGGCGCCGCGTTGGTAACGTGGGATCACCTGCTTTGGCTGGCAACCCGGACTAATGCTTTAAAAAGTATATTCTAGCTCTCTCTGTACGGTTCATCTTGTACAACAATTCACAGAGCTCATCGTGTACGAATGGGTGCTGCGCTGACCAACGGACCATTGCGAGAGTTTCGGGCAAAGGCGCCCATGTGTGTATGCAGGGGGGAcaatactgcaaaaaaaaaaaaaagaaatagagggTCGATCATATCATTTCTTCCGATTTTTGACTGTCCACATGTCAAAGAATAGTCAGTTGTAAGTCGCCGCAGTTGTCGTGCCTTCTTCATCTTGTGTCTGTCTGAATTTGGCGCTGTTTTCCCCCTTTATAAGCAAGAACCTACTCGCCCAAGCCGCAACCCTAGTAAGGCTGCTGATCCGAGGGATTCGATCGCGGCTGCTGCGGTCGCATTTCCATGGAGGCAAAATGGCCCATGTACTGTGAGATGTACGTTAAAGAAAATCATATGGTCaccattttcggagccctccacattCGATTGTTATGTAtggtccgaaaaccaccatatgattatgagagacgccgtagtagagtgcgccagaaatttcgaccacctgggattctttaacgtgcgcccaaatctgagcacacgggcctacagcatttccgcctccatcgaaaatgcagccgggactcgatcccgcgacctgcaggtcagcagcccttagccactagaccaccgcggcagggccagcCCTCCACATTTggcatatctcataatcatatcatattTTGTGACTTAATGCCCCAAATATTATAGTGAAGTTACTGGGTGTCTCCAGGATGAGCCAGAATTCCACAAAAAGCTACCTACAGTAAGTTATCTCCGTCGACGATGCGGAACTTGTCAAGTTCGATGCGGTGGTCGTTCGCCACGCTGTGCTCAGCGAGTGTGCTCCGTTTTCACTGGAACTTGCGGGCGTCGTTTTCAAGTGCTCACATTCTTTCATGGAAGTTTTTTGCCTCCCCGCGTCAGAATGCTCACGCAGTGTGGTGCTTTCCCTTCGGGCACAGAAAGGCCATCTCCTGCAATCTACGAAAAGCATGTCCGTACATGTGTAGTGTAGCTCAGCTACTCTTGGAGGATTCCTCGGCTTGCTTCAAGCTTTGCGTGGCGATGGCCCAACGTATAGCCCGCGTGAAGTCGCTGTCTTCCTACCTGGGATTTCCACAAACAAAACAGAGTCCACCCGCGCATTCTTGGTCAATGCCTGGCAGGCCAGCAGCTGCCTGATGCTGCGTTAGAAGAACTCTAAATTGTCGCGTAACTACGCTACCCGTCACAGTTCTGAAATTGTAACGAGTAGGTCAAGTTACCGGAGTTACATTACTGCTAGCATCCTCAAATCCCTTTAAGAGAAACAATGAGTTCTTTCAGATTGATAAATTCAGCTCCGAGAACTGTAATGTCATCAGTTTCGCTGTCATAAGTTCGTTGCTAGCGGAGGAAATCATGGTCCAAGTTTCATTTTTAAGTTTCGCGCCATCTCCACGCATGACGCAGAAAATTCCACAATGTATGTTTCATATTTTAGCGACATTGACTCGATGAAATTTTCCGATACTTCGTATGCCATGTCTATGGCACCCGCAAGttacaatgtacttcaattttatcgCTTAGAAGCTACGTAAGACACAGTAGACGCCTTCGAAAATTGATGACGTCACTTGCGGGAATtgcaaggtggcgtctccacccgcagTTTATTTTTTAATGTTTTGTCCCTAACCAAGTGCCGTGTCGCAGTAAGAATGGTGTTTTCGAGATTATGAGATTGTACTTAACTACGTCATATTGGAAAAAGCGTATTGCTCCTTAGCGTCTATTTCAAATGAGCATGATCTCCTCTTTCAACTAATGAATTCTTGTGGCAATGAAATCAACTACCACAGAGTTCTGTAGATAACTCAGTAGTCTTCGCTGAATTATTATTTCTCTTTAGTCAAGTTGTGTAGGTGTAACTGTGGTTCTGGGCGAGTGGGCTGACATGCACGATAGCGCAAATTAAGGAACTCGCCGTAAAAAGTAGCAAGCAAAAGACTGGCCACGTCTCTCACAGCGCCTGACTCCCCTACAACTATTTGCACCCCGGAGCCATGGATGGGACCTTTGCACAAAGCATTCAGAATCCTCGCACACAGTATGATGAGGCACTAACGGAAAGAGTGGATCGCTTATCAGCGACAACCGTAGAAATCGGTGTCGGCACTACAGATACTGGCCTACAAGCACATACGTGTCGCAACCGCATCGCGGACTGTACGACACCGACTGCAAAGCACCTCTCGAGGTTCTGCTTTCTTCTCTTCCCGCAAATAGGCAAGAGACGTACGCGAAGGCCACGCGATCATCCCCGCAAAGGACAAACATGCATGGCTCGATCCGCGCTGTTCTGCAACATCGTCTGCTTCGTTTCCGATAAATCGCGACGAAAACACGTAAACGCGTCCGGCACGTACTTACGCACCGACCGCTCGCGTACGTCGTCGCCGGCGGTGATTATCTTATGCGGCCAAGTGCACGCCCCAGACCTTCGgcagttgacaaaaaaaaaaaagaaaaagcacggCACGCGTCCAAACAGCAGCGGACGCGGAACCCCGAAGATAAGCCCTTAAACGACGACTCACCAGGGTCGCGGGCACCGTAGTTTTGGCCTCGAAGGTCACGCAAGACGTCGGCGACAAATCGGCCGAGTAGCACGCCCGCTTATAAAATTCCACACATCCAAGGCCAGCTCGTTTCGTAACAAAGAGGCCGTGAAAAACATTTGTAACGCAGAGATTAAGCCTAAAACTAGGAGGAAATCAGCTGGCCTTGGTGCTGATGAACCGGTAGCGCGCACGTACTACGCGCTTCACCTGCGAGCATCCTCACGTGGAAAATAGCTCCACAAGCAAATCAAACTCGTACTTACCGCTTCGGCTGTCGCTTGACGAGGGGTCCCACGAGCACACGTTGCACCACTCGGGAAGATTGTACACTTGAAGCGAAAGGTCCGTCGGTACGTCAAGTTCTCTCAAAACAGAAGCGACAACGCCGAGTCCGTTCTCGGCATTCCTCCGGCATCAGGATGAGAAAACGCCTGGGCGCATGCGCCGGCTgtcgcctgcttcgttgtcggccTTTTCGGCCGCTTTAGGAAGACGTCGAGTCGTCACTTCGGTTGCCGCACCCTCAGAAACGACGAAGCACGATTGTTGTTTCACTTGTGTGGAAAGCGCACAACGGAAACATCGCATATGCTAAGCAGCGCAACGCCACCGACCGAAGCAGACGAATACGACGAGTGGTCGACGCAAACAAAACCACGCACACGTTTAAAGTATCAGCCGAACATTGAAAATTATTCTCAAGATAGGTATGTTCAGACGATTGTTTGAGTTTATTTGCAAATTGAAACCAAAACAAATATAACACTTTGCTAAGTTTAGCGATAAAAAAACAAAGTCAGGCAACACTGTGTAAGACAAcgttgttttttttagttttttatttCAATACAATTTCAATGCGATTGTGTCAGTGGGCGTGAAATACAGTGAATACTGTTCTTTCAGTACGATCCTTAACCTAACTGCGGTTGGCCAGGCTACGAGGTGCGTTGTGAGATTTTTGTGCTGGTTGTGACGGCAGTTGCAATAATGCATTTGTGACAACAGAGAGTGACCACACATGCAGTGCACGGCTCTCATATACGCTTCAAAATGCTTTCACAGTGgatttaagaagaaaaaaaaaaaggtgcgaaaCGTAATACATTGTCAGCAAAGCGACCGAAGGGCCAGCTGGTTTACATGAATACATCGGTAGGTGCCGATAGTGCAACAGGTGACTGTTTGAACCGCTTTCTAGAAGAAATCGCTGTTCTACAGCGTTGCAAGAACCTGCAGAcagaacaataacaacaacaaaaaacttttttcttaCTTTGTAGCGACCGTACATCGTACACGATTCGGCCGTTTCGCGTACGCGATGGTGCACTTGTAGAGATTTCGCTTATTCAAAAGTTAGCGCGCGTACACAAGTGGCTTTAGCGCTCGCGTATCGACGTTAACCGAAGGCGAATCCGTACGCTAAGCTTTGTCTACCCTGTTCCAAAACTGCTAAATAAGTTCATAGCAAAACTCGGAAGAAGTAAATGTCTCTATGTAAAATGTAGTAGACTTAGGTAAAATTTAGCTGCAAATTGTTTTATTTCTCACCAAGACACAATGTAACCTGTACACGTGGACATTTATCAAATGTGGTGAGCATTGCATATTCTAGCTGCCATAGCATAAAGTGTGGCCAACGATGGTGTGCTACACTTAACCTTCTCCCACACAAAAAGAGCCTTACGTCACAGCTCTGACATTTCCTGTGGTCTTTTCCAGGACACCACGGGAACAGAACTGTTGTATCTTCCCAGAATGCGTGCAGTCATCCAGCGAGTTCGGTCAGCAGCAGTGCATGTCGATGGACGCCTCATAAGCAGCATCGGCCGTGGCCTGTGCGTCTTGATTGGCATCCACAGGGATGACACTGAAGATGACATTGATTACATCGTACGCAAAATTCTAAATCTCAAGTTGTTTGATGATGATGCTGGCAAGCGGTGGAAGCTGTCTGTGAGGGAGCTGCAGTTTGAAGTGCTTTGTGTGAGTCAGTTCACGCTGTATGGCACACTCAAGGGAAACAAGCCCGACTTCCATCTCGCCATGGAAGGAGACCGTTCGAAGCAGTTCTACGAGAGGTTTCTTCACAAGATCAGGACGGAGCACAAGGAGGACTTCGTAAAGAACGGAGAGTTTGGAGCATTAATGCAAGTGGACATTCAGAACGATGGCCCTGTAACCCTGGAAATTGAGTCGTCTGCCTTCCGGAAGGCCGTGCCTTTGCCACAAGAGCGGGGAGAACCGGATGGTGGTGCTGCGGACAATTCAGTTCCTTGAGTGAAATCCAAGACTGTGATGTCGTAGCTTCGTGTCATCTTCCACCGTTAGAGGGCACCCACTGACTTATAATCGGACCTCCACTGGAAGAGCGATGATGCATAGTCTAGCTTTTCGTGGTAAACTAGGCATTGTCCAGTGGGTATCTATAAGCACAGCTTCTAAGCCACACAAATGTTACTGGCGGTGGTGGGGTGAGCTTTTTGCTATCTATTACTGTATGCAAAGCTGGATGTGTGATACAGCGTAACAAGATCTCAGCAGCTTGACCCAATGTGCCACCTGGCTGCCGTTAACGTCTATCACTAAGGACGAATAGCAGTAAAACACAGAAACAATACACCAGAAACCACAGCTAAACAGAAAAACACTGAAGCAACGATCGCAGCTCCGTTGTTTTCTCCGATTTCACTCCTTGGAACTGTTTTCAGTTTTTGCCCACATAAAAGGTAAAACTGTTGGCGAGATCATAGAATTCATGTCCTAAAATAACATTGGCAGTGGAGATTGAATTTGCCTGTACCCAGTGCTACAACAACAAAGCAGCTAAATTTATGGCACTGCACGTTGTTCCGtgttcatgttttctttttccctTGTTGGTATCGGTCTAAATTTTGACAAATAGGTAATGAGAAATACTAATGCACCACCACCACAGATATGCTAAAAAACAGTAAATAGGTAAGCTCTGCTTGCTACTTTGCAATCATTATTACCGAGACTCCAGCAAAACTCTTAGGTGCAGACCTAGAGAACGTATTGCCAAAAAAAGGCCTTTGTAGTACTGCAAAATCCCAAGCAAGGGCCCTGAAGATTTGAAGCGTGCGCCAATGCCCAAGCAAGCCCCAACCCCCTCTCGCCAATTTTTCGAGGCCTGTCCTCCACCCCAGAATCCGGCAGcatcagtttctagttgcccgaCTGCTCAGTCTTTTAATATGCGCACGATTTCTTTGCACCTTTACTGTGTGGTGATGCAATGTAACATTCTGTAGAGTCACAAATGATTGGAACATTTGAAGAATGTCTTTCCCCCTTGTCATAATGCTATAAATGACACACAAGGATTCCCTATGGCTAAGTAAAAACAGTAAATGCATACATATTCAATTAAGCATTTGACTGGAACCACTACTCAGCGGCTCTTCTGCTGCCATCTTGACTTTTGGTTCATGACAGAACAAAAAATTCCCCTCAAATCTTGTCCGATCATCTTTCACTGTAAAGGGGGCAGGGCGCTTGCTCAGGATTTTATGGTAATGTGTAGCAAAATGGCCTCTTGATAGCAGTTTGGAGCAACAAAGTGGCCTTTTGTACCAACAGTTGAAAGgcaattcacaatttttttttttataaagagcAGCGTAGTTTCTTTTTTGGGCAATTAATCTCACAAAATGTGATACTCTTTGAAACTGATGTCCACCTTTAAGGTTGACAGTGATAGGATAATGTCATTCTATATATCAAATTTCAAATAGGGCATACGGCATAAGAGACTCTCACATGGGGACACATCACCTGGACCAACTAGTATAACACTCAACGTTACATAATGCTGCATTTGAATTCGCTGTGAATGAAACCTACAGCAAAATATCAGCGGAGAATAAAAATACCCCTTTTAAGGGAACACAATAAGCCCCATACCCACCATGTATTTTTGGCAAGGTTTATGTACCTTTTTTCTCTATAACCATAAGAGCTTTAGTAATTATTTTACTATCATTGTGATCAGGAgccatttgtttttttattgaagcAGATTTAGCACTGAAAATCACAATGCAAATTTTTCGTAAATTTTTTACTGCATACCTAATTATCACTGAGTAATAGTTATTAGATGCCATGTTGCAGAAGAGCACTTTCTCATACAACAATAATTCTGCTTCAACATATTCTCTATTAAGTTATCTAAATATTAGCCGAAATCTATCCATATAAATACAGTGGTTGCTGAGAAAAAAGGAAcataagtacaaaaaaaaaaacatattctgAGAAAAAAGCACCTAAGGTTGAAGATGTGCATTATTTCAAAAGTACAAGGAGATAACAGCATACTGACGGACCCTTTTAATAGGCACCAGCCAGATACTCATCTCCAATATCATTTTTTCTGTTTGTGTAGACACGTACTGCCTGTCGAGCCTCCTTTGTCGCCTGCTATGCAGCCATGCCAGCAAAAAAATGACGCAAATCAAGGGTGCACAGGTCCTGGGCACTGTGCAGTGCTCTCGCGAAATTTCATAATAAATCAGCACATTCACATCTGCTACACTACCATCATTAAAAGTGAGCACAGCATTAAGAGTGCATAATTACAGTGTTTGGTGCCAGAGGAAAATGTTTTTCTAGAGCACGCTCTCACACGACATTCCAATGACTTTATAGTTTCGAGTTTTCTCATGGAGGTATTTAGGAAGTAATTCTTGATGAGCTAGTTTCAAATAATTTGTCATAACGGCCTCAATAACAGATGCTGGAAGGTCTTCTTACGAACGAACGGTTCACCACTCAACTGGGCTTTGTTGAATTTACACCGTTTTGGCGCCCTTCAAACAGAGGTCGTGGGATTGATTGGTGTCCTTtgatgtcatgtgaaaacatgtaGCCTGGACAGCTTTTCGGATGTCATTCATGGTGGCTGTAGTTTTTTATTGGCCTAACAATAATAGTTTTGGTGCTTGCCAATGATGACACCACTAAGACGTTCCCAACGAGATATAGATTTGCCGGCAGAAAGTTTGATGCCTCGGCTTTCTTTCATTTTCGCAGTTCTCGGTCCACTCTTTTCAGATTGTGCCATATGCATTGCAGCTTGTAAACTGTAACTTCTCCATATGGCTATGATTCTTGAACAGCAAGGAGTCCCTTGCTACGTAAAAACGGGGCATGGCAGGCCGCCGCGCAAGTTTTGAAATATGTCTTTTTGGAAGAGAATTATGCAAAGACAAACAAAGGACTGATTCTGGTTCAGAAAAGGCTGCAAGTTtcaaataaagcaaaaaaaagaattttttttcaataattttgtttacCTTGTCAACTTAAAAGCttcgaaaaataaaattttaGAATACACAAGCACTGTTATACTGAGCAGGCGAGTTTGTTTACGCACTGGATTCACTGTTGAAATAACAATGAATTTAAAGTTTCACATTTCTCTAAAAGGACAAAAACTTTTGCATTCCTGGGATATTAGTAACATGACCACAAGCATCCTTTTTCCAGTGATGTCtctacagtgaaaaaaaaaagacctcaaTTAGGTTGTGGTGGAGTTTAAGCATAACATGAATGGTTGCAGACAGGTCCATGCTGTGTTCATTGCAACATTGTTGTCCGCCTGACCacgcccactgcagaacaaaggcttcTTCTCCCATGTTCGGCCTGTCAACtcggtcgtgtgcttgctgctgccatgttatacccgcaaacttcctaatctgatCTGTCtacccaactttctgtctccacctcgcccgcttgccttctctgggtatCCAATCActaacccttaatgaccagcgccgTGAGCGCTTATCTTGCATTCATattacgtgccctgcccatgagttctcgatttcgactatgatgtacttaacacccgtttgttccccgatatactctgctctctttttgtcccttagggttacacctataattttcttttccattgcttgctgcgtcgtcctcaagttaagctgaaccctctttgtaatcctccaggtttctgctccgtaggcaaGTACTGGTAAGATGCCGCAGTTTTATACCTTCCTctagagggatagtggcaatctaccagtcatcatttgagagtgcttgccgaatgtgctccaccgcattcttattcttctagttacttcaatctcgtggttcagctccactgttattacctgtcctaagtagacgtagccttatacaacttcaagtgcactgttacctatatTGAAGTGCTGTTATTTTCCGGGGTTGtatattactttcattttctgtagaataattttaagacctacctttgtGTTGTGCTTTTCTAATTCAGTAAttatgagttgcgattcgtcccccgagttactcagcaatgcaatgtcattggcgaagcgcaggttactaaggtactctccatcaactcGTATCCCTAGCTCTTTCGGATCTAGGCCTCtcaaaacctcttgtaagcacgtggtaaatagcattggggagaccgtatccccttgtcttacagCCTTCTTTgttagtattctgttgctttttttatgaagcactgtaGTGGCAGTTGATCCGCAGTAAATTTCTTTAAGGAGGTTTATATTGCGACGTAGTACTTCACACGCCTTTATTAGGCCTAGAAGACGTGGCTAAAACAGTCGCCTCCAAGGCACAGAACAGACTCAAGAGCTATATTCATTAACAATGAAGATGAACACTATGTGATGATGGTTATGTTCATGTGAAgaagcgtgttgtgaatgcccaCACTAAATCCCCACGCATGAGAGCGGCCATCCTTGCCGTAACTTATAGGTGCGAAGAACGCCTTGCGAAAGGCTTCATATGCGAGACATGCACTATCTTGGTACCGTGATAGCGCTGGTCACTTTAAGCAGCCACAGGTTCAACGCGATAATTAATGGGCGAGGAACCGaaactgaaatttgtcgcacaagccAGGAGTGCGAACTGGTGTCTGGAGTAGCACCTCATCACCAGGGCGAAAGATCACACTGGTGTGGGATGCGTCATGCAGATTCTTACGGACTTGTTGTCTTGCCTCACTGTTGAGTCTGAAGAGCTGGCGACAGTGATGGAGGCGGGACACACATTGTTTACAGGAGGATGCAGATGGTGTGACAGGGGCTGTTAAGAACGAGACGTTAAGAAAGGACGATAGCGATCGGCCATAGACAAGGAAGAACGGCGAGTAGCCAGCTGTGCGTTGTACGGAAGTATTATATGTGAACGTTACGAACGTCGGAATTGCAGCCCAGTTGGTGTGGTATGGCTCGATGATCATGGCTATCATGTCGGAGAGAGTACGATGAAATCGCtcagtgagcccgttggtttgggggCGATAGCTAGATGTTGTCTTGTGGCTTTGCGAAAGGAAAGCTTTTCCACTGTCACTCAGGATCACAAGAGGAGCACCGTGACAGAAGGTTTCAAGGTTTTAAGCTTAAATGTAGCCACGGCAGAAGCAAAGGCCAAATGCATGCGGGACGTTTCAGCGTAACATGTCAAGTGGTTGACAGCTGCCACTATGAATCAATGGCCACTGGGAGCCgcgggaaggggaccatatagatcaaTGCCAACGACTTCGAATGGTGCCAGCAAACATGGAAGTGGTTGCAGCTCTCCGCATAGAGGTGATGTCGGAAGTTTTCGCGCTGACAATGGTTGCAGGTAGTGACGTATTTCGCTACGCTGGCAGACGCCCCTGGCCAGTAGAAATAACCTTTAATGGTATCGTACACTTTTTGAAAACTGAATTGACCAGCAGTCAGGTCGTCGTGATAGGCCTTAGTAAAGAATATAGTCTCGAAGAGAGAAAGGCAGAACGggtacccagcgttgaccatccaAGTGATAGATGTGACGGTAAACAAAGCGGTTATTGAGCTTGAACTGCCTGAGCTGTCGCCTAAAGCGGGCATTGGGCAGTCGCGATTTCTCCTGAAGCCAATCTATGATGTGTCTACAGTAAGCGTCAGCGAGTTAATGCGTTATGATGGAGCGGGAGATTTCGTCAATAGTGGTTCAAAATGAAACAGATGTGGAAGGACTATCCGAGCGTTCATTGCTGAAGTTAGTAGTGGGAGCAGTGGACGGCGTCATAGGAAGTGGGTAGCGAGAAGGCGCATCTGCGTCCTGGTGCTTTTTGCCACACTTCTAGGTAATAGTTAAGTCATATTCTTGAAGATGTATAATCCGTCGACCAAGGTGTCCTGAAAAAATATTGAGAGTGGAaagccaacataaggcatgatgatCTGTATCTATGATAAAATGACGGCCAtgtagataaggtcgaaacttctgcACCGACCACACGACAGCTAAACATTTCTGTTCAGTGATGATGTAATTCTTCTTGGCGTTGGTCAGGACGGGGCTCGCATATGCAATGACTCTTTCATGTGATAATTCATCGTGCTGGAATAGAATACCTCCTattccgtgaccactagcgcCAGTATGTAGGTGTGAGTGCTGTTTCATtgaaatggcgaagaactggttcAGTTGTGAGGGCACTTTTCAGATGGCTAAACACTGATTCGCAGGTTGGAGACCAGTCAAAGCAAACATCGTAACCGAGTAATTTGTGCAAAGGTGCCACTATCGCGGCAAAATCTGGTATGAATCAGCGGAAGTACGAAGCCATGCCAAGAAAACTTTTGGGATGAGGAAAATGAAGAATGGCTATTTTATAGGGATCAGGACGAATGCCGTCCTTACTGACAATGTGGCCCAAGACCTTGTCCAGCTGGTAAAATGGCACGTTtttgtgttcagctgaaggccagcagTACCAAGGCACATGAGGACTTCGTCTAAACTGTGTAAGTGTTCACAAATAGTTGACAAGAAAAGATAATGTgatccaaatagcacaggcaagTTTTACACTTCAGGCCATGCAGAACGGTGTCAATCATGTGCGCAAATATTGCTagagcattgcagaggccgaagggcattacactGAACTCGTAAAATCCATCTGGTGTCGAAAATGCCGCGTTTTCTTTAACGTCCTCGTGCATTGATATCTGCCAGTATCCCGAACGCAGTTCCCGAGTTGAGAAATATTGAGCTCTTTGtaacaaattgaaggcgtcatcgatACGCAGCATAGGGTATACATTTTTGCACGTGATCTTGTTAAGGACCCGATAATCTAAGACCCGGTAATCTAAGGAGCTAAGACGACAGGTGATGATGTGATGATGGTTATGTACAGATTATGAAGAAGCATGTTGTAAATGCCTACAATACATGCTTCATTGACCCCCTGATTCTGCAGGGTCTGCATAACTGCTGATACCTCTActaaatcaaatgccttctcataaTTCATGAAGGCTACGCAaagtggttggttgtattctgagcataTCTCTATCACATGATTGAcagtataaatgtggtcgattgttaagtaACCTGTACGAAATTTCGCTTGATCTTTTGGTTGATAGAATTCTAATGTCTAATTTCTgtaagcaattacctttgtaaatagcttgtatac is a genomic window containing:
- the Dtd gene encoding D-aminoacyl-tRNA deacylase isoform X1; this encodes MQCTALIYASKCFHSGFKKKKKKDTTGTELLYLPRMRAVIQRVRSAAVHVDGRLISSIGRGLCVLIGIHRDDTEDDIDYIVRKILNLKLFDDDAGKRWKLSVRELQFEVLCVSQFTLYGTLKGNKPDFHLAMEGDRSKQFYERFLHKIRTEHKEDFVKNGEFGALMQVDIQNDGPVTLEIESSAFRKAVPLPQERGEPDGGAADNSVP
- the Dtd gene encoding D-aminoacyl-tRNA deacylase isoform X2; translation: MNTSDTTGTELLYLPRMRAVIQRVRSAAVHVDGRLISSIGRGLCVLIGIHRDDTEDDIDYIVRKILNLKLFDDDAGKRWKLSVRELQFEVLCVSQFTLYGTLKGNKPDFHLAMEGDRSKQFYERFLHKIRTEHKEDFVKNGEFGALMQVDIQNDGPVTLEIESSAFRKAVPLPQERGEPDGGAADNSVP
- the Dtd gene encoding D-aminoacyl-tRNA deacylase isoform X3, which gives rise to MRAVIQRVRSAAVHVDGRLISSIGRGLCVLIGIHRDDTEDDIDYIVRKILNLKLFDDDAGKRWKLSVRELQFEVLCVSQFTLYGTLKGNKPDFHLAMEGDRSKQFYERFLHKIRTEHKEDFVKNGEFGALMQVDIQNDGPVTLEIESSAFRKAVPLPQERGEPDGGAADNSVP